The proteins below are encoded in one region of Podarcis raffonei isolate rPodRaf1 chromosome 8, rPodRaf1.pri, whole genome shotgun sequence:
- the YARS1 gene encoding tyrosine--tRNA ligase, cytoplasmic, protein MGHELKAQEKYHLITRNLQEVLGEDKLKAILKEREVKIYWGTATTGKPHIAYFVPMTKIADFLKAGCEVTILFADLHGYLDNMKAPWELLELRTQYYENVIKAMLESIGVPLEKLKFIRGTDYQLSKEYTLDVYRLSSVVTQHDAKKAGAEVVKQVEHPLLSGLLYPGLQALDEEYLKVDAQFGGVDQRKIFTFAEKYLPSLGYAKRIHLMNPMVPGLTGSKMSSSEEESKIDLLDRKEDVKKKLKKAFCEPGNVENNGVLSFIKHVLFPLRSEFVILRDEKWGGNKTYTHYGDLEKDFADQVVHPGDLKNSVEVALNKLLEPIREKFNSSQMKKLASSAYPDPSKAKPSAKGPTKNSDPEEVVPSRVDLRVGRVLSVEKHPDANTLYVEKIDVGEPEPRTVVSGLVEHVPKEELQDRLVVLVCNLKPQTMRGLESQAMLLCACSAGEPCQIEPLDPPAGSCPGERVFVEGYEEGQPDEELKPKKKVFEKLQADFQISEASVAQWKGKNLMTKLGNLTCKTLKSGSIR, encoded by the exons ATGGGGCATGAACTGAAAGCACAGGAGAAGTATCACTTGATCACCCGAAATTTGCAG GAAGTTCTAGGAGAGGATAAGCTGAAGGCCATCTTGAAAGAACGGGAGGTGAAGATATACTGGGGGACAGCCACGACGGGCAAGCCTCATATAGCCTATTTTGTACCCATGACCAAAATAGCGGACTTCCTCAAGGCTGGATGTGAG GTGACAATTCTGTTTGCTGACCTCCATGGATACCTCGACAATATGAAGGCACCATGGGAGCTTCTGGAGCTGCGCACCCAATATTATGAGAACGTGATCAAGGCAATGCTGGAGAGCATAGGTGTGCCTCTGGAAAAGCTCAAGTTCATCCGGGGGACTGACTATCAGCTCAGCAA AGAATACACGCTGGATGTTTACCGCCTGTCCTCTGTCGTCACCCAACATGATGCCAAGAAAGCCGGGGCAGAAGTAGTCAAGCAGGTGGAGCATCCGTTGCTCAGTGGCCTCCTCTATCCAGGACTGCAG GCACTGGATGAAGAATACCTCAAAGTCGATGCGCAGTTTGGAGGAGTGGATCAGAGGAAAATCTTCACTTTTGCAGAGAAG TACCTCCCCTCCTTGGGCTATGCCAAGCGCATCCACCTAATGAACCCCATGGTGCCAGGACTGACAGGCAGCAAGATGAGTTCTTCAGAAGAG GAGTCCAAGATTGATCTCTTGGATCGAAAGGAGGATGTGAAGAAGAAGCTCAAGAAGGCATTTTGCGAGCCAGGGAATGTGGAGAACAATGGGGTCTTGTCCTTCATCAAGCATGTGCTCTTCCCACTCAGATCAG AGTTTGTGATTCTTCGAGATGAGAAGTGGGGAGGGAATAAAACTTACACCCACTACGGAGACCTCGAGAAAGACTTTGCTGACCAG GTTGTCCACCCTGGGGACTTGAAGAACTCTGTGGAGGTGGCCTTGAACAAGCTCCTTGAGCCCATCAGAGAGAAGTTCAACAGCTCACAAATGAAGAAACTGGCCAGCTCTGCGTATCCTGATCCTTCCAAAGCAA AGCCTTCAGCGAAAGGCCCCACGAAGAACTCTGACCCGGAGGAAGTAGTGCCATCTCGGGTGGACCTTCGCGTTGGCAGAGTGCTCAGCGTAGAGAAG CATCCTGATGCCAACACGCTGTACGTGGAGAAGATTGATGTGGGGGAGCCTGAGCCGCGGACGGTGGTCAGTGGGCTGGTGGAGCACGTGCCCAAAGAGGAGCTGCAGGACAGGCTGGTGGTCTTGGTGTGCAACCTGAAGCCTCAGACGATGCGGGGACTGGAGTCCCAGGCCATGCTGCTCTGCGCTTGCAG TGCTGGGGAGCCCTGCCAAATAGAGCCCCTGGACCCCCCGGCTGGCTCCTGCCCCGGTGAGCGGGTGTTTGTGGAGGGCTACGAAGAAGGCCAGCCTGATGAGGAGCTGAAACCCAAGAAGAAGGTCTTTGAGAAGCTGCAG
- the S100PBP gene encoding S100P-binding protein has protein sequence MASSTFRTRLNLKVTFLNDLVSRSKRSFEEFQEEEQPDTKRHKLSCLPFGALADPSSSSNGIAVSAVCSVATNGQPDDSNTDDILDDSLLEPSDGELSDFSTGLTSEAEDELLSDSQPHCPETSNSIAFEPDAEHVGILCALGSSKPSGTLDLESRKTEPLSPADPLVCSSSCRNDSESPESGSDLSTGSQNQAGFGLDSNSSVLPEAVSVAAAALSLQKDNNVPGVLDKEAAQAVVDDNLERVRQLMAKPERAEGPCKEQASLNQNDLGEESANSPPQEAEGDLDSAGLHEEAAPSCSTSIGDQRKGYMEGPSIKESNCPIRSRCRIYIEEAKLESSKEKYINAVLAHAQRAELIDEVNELQQLMFTVTAENRYGEPGFAHPTDLTVRNYAQRAKSTAHRCSLDQWVDRNNRNLRRFESVPDRFRRSPIPS, from the exons ATGGCAAGTAGCACTTTCCGCACCCGTTTAAATCTAAAAGTCACTTTCTTAAATGATTTAGTTTCCAGGAGCAAGCGATCCTTTGAAGAGTTTCAAGAGGAGGAGCAACCAGACACAAAGAGACACAAACTCTCCTGCTTGCCTTTTGGTGCACTTGCAGATCCTTCCTCATCAAGCAATGGAATAGCAGTTTCTGCAGTGTGTTCTGTGGCCACCAATGGACAACCTGATGATAGCAACACAGATGACATACTAGATGACAGCTTACTGGAGCCTTCAGATGGGGAACTCTCAGACTTTTCCACTGGACTCACTTCTGAAGCTGAAGATGAACTTTTGTCAGATAGTCAACCACACTGCCCGGAGACCTCAAATTCCATAGCATTTGAACCAGATGCAGAACATGTTGGAATTTTGTGTGCATTAGGATCTTCTAAGCCTTCTGGTACTCTAGATCTAGAGTCTAGAAAAACAGAGCCACTGTCTCCAGCTGACCCTTTAGTCTGTTCAAGTTCTTGCAGAAATGACTCTGAAAGTCCAGAAAGTGGGAGTGACTTGAGCACAGGGTCTCAAAACCAAGCTGGATTTGGTTTGGATTCAAACAGTTCTGTTCTTCCAGAAGCTGTGTCAGTTGCAGCAGCTGCCTTGAGTCTGCAAAAGGATAACAATGTGCCTGGGGTATTGGATAAAGAAGCTGCTCAGGCAGTGGTAGACGATAACTTGGAAAGAGTGAGACAGCTCATGGCAAAACCTGAGAGAGCTGAAGGGCCCTGCAAGGAACAGGCTTCCCTAAATCAAAATGACCTAGGAGAAGAGAGTGCAAACAGCCCACCTCAAGAGGCTGAAGGAGATTTGGATTCTGCTGGCTTGCATGAAGAAGCTGCACCATCCTGTTCCACATCCATCGGTGATCAAAGAAAGGGATATATGGAAGGTCCCAGCATCAAAGAGTCAAACTG TCCTATAAGGTCCCGATGTCGGATATACATTGAAGAGGCAAAACTTGAGTCCAGCAAGGAAAAATACATCAATGCTGTCCTTGCCCATGCTCAGCGTGCTGAACTGATAG ATGAAGTCAATGAGTTGCAGCAGCTGATGTTCACCGTGACTGCTGAAAACCGCTACGGGGAACCCGGATTTGCACACCCAACAGACCTGACCGTAAG GAACTATGCACAGCGAGCTAAGAGTACAGCCCACAGATGTTCCCTTGACCAGTGGGTCGATAGGAACAATCGCAACCTCCGTCGTTTTGAGAGTGTCCCTGATCGCTTCAGGCGCAGCCCTATCCCAAGCTAG